A window of Reinekea marina contains these coding sequences:
- the putA gene encoding bifunctional proline dehydrogenase/L-glutamate gamma-semialdehyde dehydrogenase PutA, whose amino-acid sequence MNLNELKQQLSQQRFVSESNAISQLLETNTFKREQREKAITRASGYVDDIRADAKPGLMELFLAEYGLSTNEGVALMCLAEAYLRTPDTLSLDALIRDKIGTGNWSGHRGTSNSMLVNASTWALMLTGRVFKEKKTDERVLSDIMLDTISRLGESVTQKAIKEAMKILGKQFVLGRDINEAITQSKKGEQTKYRYSFDMLGEAARTSHDAEKYFDAYENAIIEIANQVSSNSVHDNSGISVKLSALHPRYEYVQRHQVMTSLVDSVKKLAKRACEANIGFTIDAEEADRLELSLEVIEAVLSDAQFEGWDGFGVVVQAYSKQAPLMIQCLRTLATTLGRRITIRLVKGAYWDYEIKQAQLLGLENYPVYTRKVSTDVSYLCCAQLLLNSTDVIYPQFATHNAHTTAAILEMAKPGQLFEFQRLHGMGEALHRILLKDSGVPCRIYAPVGVHKDLLAYLVRRLLENGANSSFVNKLLDENTPVNELITDPIDTLNKLEKVENGLIPLPPKMFGKERLNSAGINLNLPLHACHVDEQMTRFKNHQWKGASTVGGVEIQGVTVPVLSPTNRNVHVGEFIEADQQIIDKAFENALASMPAWVEIGVEKRAAVLERIADLYEEHQHELMALATLEAGKSRLDGLLEIREAVDFCRFYAVEARRQLAAEGTQAIGPVVCISPWNFPLAIFTGQVVAALVCGNPVLAKPAEQTTLMATRAVELMYEAGIPKGVLQLIVGKGKTVGSALTSHESIKGVCFTGSTATAQLIDKTVAKHADPDCRIIAETGGLNTMIVDSTALLEQAVRDIVASAFQSAGQRCSALRILCVQEDIEESLLEMLEGAANELVIGDPWHEATDVGPVIDETAKKTIDDHCNAMTENGRLLFKVKVPDELSDGCFVSPAAYKLESLDELKQEVFGPVLHVYSFKAKDLDQLVQDINASGYGLTMGVYSRVNSRVSRVCNAAHVGNMYVNRNQIGAVVGVQPFGGEGLSGTGPKAGGPHYLRRFYKQESQGVVNQKGPVVEWTETAALKRLRKASNPKETMKKWQDASLRKMVLAELVKRLPGSISHVAKSALAKDETVSFVPKMLTGPTGETNELRIFGRGTVLCLGSESDELALIIQVIRSLHLGNLVQVVSEIHRPILNEIMATLKALALDHLITISSASSAQAVAESEITLVLFDGSQETKTEFRRLLAARDGARVALESSMAGDEMLTIERVISTDTTAAGGNASLLALGEG is encoded by the coding sequence ATGAACCTTAACGAACTAAAACAGCAGCTTTCCCAACAACGCTTCGTATCAGAATCGAATGCAATTTCGCAATTATTGGAAACGAATACGTTCAAAAGAGAGCAAAGGGAAAAAGCCATAACGCGCGCATCAGGGTATGTAGACGATATCCGAGCCGATGCAAAGCCTGGGCTTATGGAACTGTTTTTAGCTGAGTATGGTTTGTCGACAAACGAAGGCGTGGCGTTAATGTGTTTAGCGGAAGCTTACCTACGTACACCAGATACATTGTCTCTCGATGCACTCATTCGAGATAAAATAGGAACCGGTAATTGGTCCGGGCACCGAGGTACATCAAACTCTATGTTGGTGAATGCCTCAACTTGGGCATTGATGTTAACGGGTCGAGTGTTTAAAGAAAAGAAAACAGACGAACGCGTCCTTTCCGATATCATGCTCGATACCATCAGTCGCTTAGGTGAGTCAGTGACTCAAAAGGCGATAAAAGAAGCCATGAAAATTCTCGGCAAACAGTTTGTATTAGGTCGAGATATCAACGAAGCCATTACACAATCTAAAAAGGGCGAACAGACTAAGTACCGTTACTCCTTTGATATGTTAGGCGAAGCGGCAAGAACGTCACATGATGCTGAAAAGTACTTTGACGCTTATGAAAACGCCATCATCGAAATTGCGAATCAAGTCTCATCCAACTCAGTGCATGATAACTCTGGTATATCAGTCAAGTTATCGGCTTTGCACCCTCGCTACGAGTATGTTCAGCGCCATCAAGTTATGACATCGCTAGTCGACAGCGTTAAAAAACTAGCCAAACGCGCTTGTGAAGCGAATATTGGTTTCACCATTGATGCTGAAGAAGCCGATCGATTAGAGCTTTCTTTAGAGGTAATCGAAGCGGTATTGAGCGATGCGCAGTTTGAAGGTTGGGATGGATTCGGAGTCGTTGTTCAAGCTTACTCAAAACAAGCCCCACTGATGATTCAGTGTTTGCGAACGCTGGCCACAACGCTAGGTCGTCGAATTACCATACGTTTGGTTAAAGGTGCGTATTGGGACTACGAGATTAAACAAGCGCAATTATTAGGCTTAGAAAACTATCCGGTCTACACCCGTAAGGTATCGACGGATGTTTCGTATTTATGTTGTGCCCAGCTATTGTTAAATTCAACGGATGTTATTTACCCTCAGTTTGCTACTCATAACGCACACACCACAGCGGCTATTCTAGAAATGGCGAAGCCTGGACAATTGTTTGAGTTCCAGCGTTTACATGGCATGGGTGAAGCATTGCACCGTATTCTGCTAAAGGACAGTGGTGTGCCGTGCCGAATTTATGCGCCAGTGGGCGTGCATAAAGATTTGTTAGCGTATTTAGTCAGACGTTTATTGGAAAATGGTGCCAACAGTTCGTTCGTTAATAAACTGCTGGATGAAAACACCCCGGTAAATGAATTAATTACCGATCCCATTGATACATTAAATAAATTAGAAAAAGTAGAGAATGGGCTGATTCCTTTGCCACCCAAAATGTTTGGCAAGGAGCGGCTAAATTCAGCCGGGATTAACTTAAACCTTCCCTTGCATGCCTGCCATGTTGATGAGCAAATGACTCGCTTTAAGAACCATCAATGGAAAGGCGCGTCTACCGTCGGCGGTGTTGAAATTCAGGGGGTAACGGTTCCAGTATTATCGCCAACAAATCGAAATGTTCACGTGGGTGAATTTATTGAAGCCGATCAACAAATTATAGATAAAGCATTTGAGAATGCACTCGCCAGCATGCCTGCTTGGGTTGAAATCGGCGTTGAAAAACGTGCAGCGGTGCTAGAAAGAATTGCCGACCTCTATGAAGAGCATCAACATGAATTGATGGCTCTGGCAACTTTAGAAGCGGGTAAATCTCGATTAGATGGCTTGCTGGAAATTCGTGAGGCCGTCGACTTTTGTCGTTTTTACGCCGTTGAAGCACGTCGCCAATTGGCCGCGGAAGGTACGCAAGCAATTGGTCCAGTGGTGTGTATTTCACCTTGGAATTTCCCGCTGGCTATTTTTACCGGCCAAGTGGTCGCGGCCCTTGTTTGTGGGAATCCCGTGCTGGCTAAACCTGCCGAACAGACCACCTTAATGGCAACTCGTGCAGTTGAGTTGATGTATGAGGCAGGTATCCCTAAAGGTGTTTTACAGCTGATTGTGGGTAAGGGTAAAACCGTAGGGTCGGCATTGACCAGTCATGAAAGTATTAAAGGTGTTTGTTTTACTGGCTCAACAGCGACAGCGCAACTGATTGATAAGACCGTTGCAAAACACGCTGATCCTGATTGCCGAATCATCGCTGAGACGGGTGGTTTAAATACCATGATTGTCGATTCAACCGCCCTTTTAGAGCAAGCCGTCAGAGATATTGTTGCTTCGGCTTTTCAAAGCGCAGGCCAACGTTGCTCAGCATTGCGAATTTTATGTGTTCAGGAAGACATTGAAGAATCATTGCTAGAAATGCTCGAAGGCGCAGCCAATGAATTGGTAATTGGTGATCCATGGCATGAAGCCACTGACGTAGGTCCAGTAATCGATGAAACCGCGAAGAAAACTATTGATGACCATTGTAATGCAATGACAGAGAACGGCCGATTATTGTTCAAAGTTAAGGTCCCTGATGAGTTATCCGATGGCTGTTTTGTTTCGCCAGCGGCTTATAAACTTGAATCTTTAGATGAATTGAAACAAGAGGTTTTTGGTCCAGTTCTGCATGTTTACAGCTTTAAGGCAAAAGATTTAGATCAGCTGGTACAAGACATAAATGCCAGCGGCTATGGGTTAACAATGGGCGTTTATAGCCGAGTTAACTCTCGTGTAAGCCGAGTTTGTAACGCGGCGCATGTGGGCAATATGTATGTGAACCGTAACCAAATTGGTGCCGTGGTAGGCGTTCAGCCATTTGGTGGTGAAGGTTTGTCAGGAACAGGCCCTAAAGCAGGTGGCCCACATTACTTACGCCGTTTCTACAAGCAAGAAAGCCAGGGTGTCGTTAATCAGAAAGGACCCGTCGTTGAATGGACAGAAACAGCGGCATTGAAACGATTGCGAAAAGCTTCGAATCCAAAAGAAACCATGAAAAAATGGCAGGATGCATCGTTACGCAAAATGGTGTTGGCAGAATTAGTCAAGAGATTACCGGGCTCAATAAGTCATGTCGCTAAGAGTGCACTGGCCAAAGATGAAACCGTTTCTTTCGTTCCTAAGATGTTAACGGGTCCGACAGGTGAAACTAACGAGTTGCGCATTTTTGGCCGAGGCACTGTATTGTGTCTAGGTTCAGAAAGCGACGAGTTGGCTTTAATCATCCAAGTTATCCGTAGCTTGCATTTAGGTAACTTGGTACAAGTCGTCAGTGAAATCCATAGGCCGATCTTAAATGAAATCATGGCAACGCTCAAAGCGCTAGCACTAGATCACCTCATTACCATCAGCAGTGCTTCATCGGCGCAAGCTGTCGCTGAATCTGAGATTACTTTGGTATTGTTTGATGGTAGCCAAGAAACGAAAACAGAATTCCGTCGCTTACTGGCCGCTCGAGATGGAGCACGAGTAGCACTGGAAAGCTCAATGGCCGGCGATGAAATGTTGACCATTGAGCGGGTGATTAGCACAGATACTACGGCCGCCGGTGGTAATGCTTCATTACTGGCATTAGGCGAGGGCTAA
- a CDS encoding glutathione S-transferase N-terminal domain-containing protein has translation MAVIRWFLGILILSYEKVASPKGVQRSSEQQVAIDEATKSLTLYQYKACPFCLKVRFAMKRQSLAIETKDAKRSELARAELLAGGGLLKVPCLKIVDNQGAETWMYESSDIISYLNQRFDAPVAV, from the coding sequence ATGGCAGTTATTCGTTGGTTTTTAGGCATTCTCATATTGTCTTATGAGAAAGTAGCCAGCCCAAAAGGTGTACAACGAAGTTCAGAACAACAGGTGGCGATTGATGAAGCAACAAAAAGCTTAACGCTATATCAATACAAGGCTTGTCCGTTTTGTTTAAAAGTTCGATTTGCGATGAAACGCCAATCGCTTGCTATTGAAACTAAAGACGCGAAGCGCAGTGAATTAGCTCGTGCCGAGCTTTTAGCGGGTGGCGGCTTGCTGAAAGTGCCTTGCTTAAAAATAGTCGATAACCAAGGTGCAGAAACTTGGATGTATGAATCGTCCGATATAATCAGCTACCTAAATCAACGCTTTGATGCCCCCGTTGCCGTCTAG
- a CDS encoding siderophore-interacting protein: MASFNIERGRKMANPIVREVMVCSTEKVTPNMHRVTLTGESLNDFPKNHEGGYIKLLFHPETKQAIRNGHDLNNLNGQRPILRTYTVRRFDEKNLKMEVDFVLHGSGAQAGIASTWASQCNVGDTILIGGPGPATIVTTQTDRVLLVGDMTALPAIEVNLDQLPNNTQGEAVIQVNSTADIVSLVKPEGVEVRWLLAHENLAQYVQSMGWPKGTVGVWAACEFSTMRELRQYFKVERGVPKEHIYISSYWKQGLNEEGHKEVKLKDAQSEAA, from the coding sequence ATGGCCTCATTCAACATTGAAAGAGGCCGTAAAATGGCAAACCCAATCGTTAGAGAAGTCATGGTGTGTTCAACTGAGAAAGTAACCCCTAACATGCATCGGGTTACGTTAACCGGCGAAAGCCTTAACGACTTTCCAAAAAACCACGAGGGTGGTTACATCAAGCTGTTGTTTCACCCTGAAACCAAACAAGCAATTCGAAACGGCCATGATTTAAACAATTTGAACGGTCAAAGACCCATCTTGCGAACCTATACGGTTCGTCGATTTGACGAGAAAAATTTGAAAATGGAAGTAGATTTTGTATTGCACGGTTCTGGGGCGCAGGCTGGAATTGCTTCTACCTGGGCGAGCCAATGTAACGTCGGAGATACCATTCTAATTGGGGGCCCTGGGCCTGCAACCATCGTAACAACCCAAACGGACAGGGTATTGCTAGTAGGCGACATGACCGCCTTGCCCGCTATAGAGGTCAACTTAGATCAGCTGCCCAATAACACACAAGGTGAGGCGGTTATTCAGGTCAACAGTACGGCCGACATAGTGAGTTTGGTAAAACCAGAAGGTGTGGAAGTTCGGTGGCTATTGGCACATGAAAATTTAGCGCAATACGTACAATCTATGGGCTGGCCAAAAGGGACCGTAGGTGTTTGGGCGGCCTGTGAATTTTCGACCATGCGAGAATTGCGGCAATACTTCAAGGTAGAACGAGGCGTACCAAAAGAGCACATTTACATTTCTAGTTATTGGAAACAAGGGTTAAATGAAGAAGGTCACAAAGAAGTCAAACTGAAAGATGCGCAATCTGAAGCGGCTTAA